The sequence below is a genomic window from Mycobacterium heidelbergense.
CCTGTCGATCCTGGACGAGGGCCGCATCGCGATCGCCGCGCTGGCGACCGGGGCGGCGCAGGGCTGCGTCGACGAGAGCGTCAAGTACGCCAAGGAGCGCCAGTCGTTCGGCCAGCCGATAGGCTCCTACCAGGCGATCAGCTTCAAGATCGCCCGGATGGAGGCCCGCGCGCACGTCGCCCGCACGGCGTATTACGATGCGGCCGCAAAGATGTTGGCGGGCAACCCCTTCAAGAAGGAGGCGGCGATCGCGAAGATGATCGCGTCGGAGGCGGCGATGGACAACGCCCGCGACGCCACGCAAATCCACGGCGGCTACGGCTTCATGAACGAGTATCCGGTCGCGCGTCATTACCGCGACAGCAAGATCCTCGAGATCGGTGAGGGCACCACCGAGGTGCAGCTGATGCTCATCGCGCGATCGCTGGGGCTGTCGTGACGGATGCCAAATCGGTTGTGCAGCGCGGCCTGTGGTTCGAGGAGTTCGAAATCGGCACCACCTACCTGCACCGGCCCGGACGCACCGTCACCGAGGCCGACAACGTGTTGTTCACCACGCTGACGATGAACACCCAGTCGCTGCACCTCGACGCGGCGTGGGCGGCGCAGCAGCCGGGTTTCCGGGGCGAGCGGCTGGTGAATTCGATGTTCACCCTGTCGACGCTGGTGGGCCTGTCGGTGTCGCAGCTGACGCTGGGCACCATCGTGGCCAACCTCGGCTTCTCCGAGGTGTCGTTCCCCAAGCCGGTCTTCCACGGCGACACCCTGTACGCCGAGACGGTGTGCACGGCCAAGCGCGAGTCCAAGAGCCGGCCGGGCGAGGGCATCGTCACCCTCGAGCACACCGGGCGCAACCAGCACGGCGACGTCGTCGCCCGGGCCGTCCGCACCACCCTGGTCCAGAAACGGCCGGCGCGGTGAACCTGCGCGCCGCCGGCCCGGCGTGGCTGTTCTGCCCGGCGGACCGTCCCGAGCGGTTCGCGAAGGCCGCCGCGGCCGCCGACGTGGTGATCCTCGACCTCGAGGACGGCGTGGCCGAAGCGGACAAACCCGCCGCCCGCCGGGCGCTGCGGGAGACCGTGCTGGACCCGGAGCGCACCGTGGTGCGGATCAACGCGGCCGGCACCGAGGAGCACGCCCGCGACCTGGATGCCCTGGCCGACACCGCGTACACGGCGGTGATGCTGTCGAAGACCGAATCGGCCGCTCAGGTTGCCGCGCTCGCGCCGCGCGAGGTCGTCGCGCTGATCGAGACGCCGCGCGGCGCGGTGTTCGCCACCGACATCGCCGCGGCCGAGGGCACCGTGGCGATGATGTGGGGTGCCGAGGACCTGGTCGCCACCCTGGGCGGCAGCTCCAGCCGGCGGTCCGGCGGCGCCTACCGGGACGTGGCCCGCCACGTGCGGTCGACGGTGCTGCTGGCGGCGTCGGCGTTCGGCCGGATCGCGCTGGACGCCGTGCATTTGGACATCCGCGACATCGACGGCCTGCGCGCGGAGGCCGACGACGCCGTCGCGGTGGGATTCGACGGGACGGTCTGCATCCACCCGAGCCAGGTCCCGGTGGTGCGCGAGGCGTATCGCCCCAGCGAGGAGAGGCTGGACTGGGCGCGGCGGGTATTGGCGGCCGCGAAGACCGAGCGCGGGGTGTTCGCGTACGAGGGCCAGATGGTCGACTCGCCGGTGCTCAAGCACGCGGAAATGCTGCTGCGCCGGGCGGGGGAATCCGCGTCGGGGTGAGGCGTCGGCGTCGCCGCGACACGTCCTCGCCGCGACCGCGATCAACGCGGTGTCTTCGGATTTGAGCGCATAATGGGAGGTGCGCCAGTGTCGCGGCGAGCGGAGTCTTTCGGGTGGCTGGCGATCGACTTCGTCTCGCGGTAGGTCTCCTGTGCCACGCGGCTTCTGGCTAAGGAGGCGGTATGGCGGAGATCCTTCGGACGCCGATGACTGTCGACCTCGAACCGGTGCGACTCGTCGCCCCGGACGGCACGCCGACACCCGAATGCCGCTACGGCCGTGACCTTCCCGCGGAGACGCTGTGCTGGCTCTACGAGATGATGGTGGTCACCCGGGAGCTGGACACCGAGTTCGTCAACCTGAAGCGCCAAGGACAATTGGCGCTGTTCGCGTCCTGCCGTGGCCAGGAGGCCGCCCAGGTGGGCGCCACGGCCTGCCTGCGCAAGACCGACTGGCTATTTCCGCAATATCGCGAGCTCGGCGCGTATCTGGTGCGCGGCATTCCGCCCGGGCATGTGGGCGCGGCATGGCGCGGAACCTGGCACGGCGGGCTGGAATTCACCACGAAATGCTGTGCCCCGATGTCTATTCCGATCGGCACCCAGACCCTGCACGCCGTCGGCGCGGCGATGGCCGCGCAACGCCTGCGCGAAGATTCGGTGGCGGTGGCCTTCCTCGGCGACGGCGCCACCAGCGAGGGCGACGTGCACGAGGCGCTGAACTTCGCGGCCGTGTTCACCGCGCCCTGCGTGTTCTATGTGCAGAACAACCAGTGGGCGATCTCGGTGCCGGTATCCAGGCAGACCGCCGCGCCTTCCCTCGCGCACAAGGCGATTGGCTACGGAATGCCCGGAATCCGGGTGGACGGCAACGACGTGCTGGCGTGCTATGCGGTGATGGCCGAGGCCGCCGCCCGGGCCCGGGCCGGTGGCGGCCCGACATTGATCGAGGCGGTCACGTACCGGCTCGGCCCGCACACCACGTCCGACGATCCGACGCGATACCGGACGCAGGACGAAGTGGACCACTGGGCGGCGTTGGACCCGATTCCTCGTTACCGCGCCTACTTACACGGCCAGGGCTTGTGGTCGCAACGCCTGGAGGAGCGGGTCGCTGCCCGGGCGAAGCGAATGCGAGCCGAATTGCGTGACGCCGTCTTCGACGCGCCCGATTTCGACATCGACGACGTGTTCACCACGGTGTACGCGGAGATGACGCCCGGATTGCGGGCGCAGCGCCAACAGCTGCGCGACGAACTTGACCGAGGCGAGGAGGCGTGAATGACCCAGCTCGCTGATCGCCCGGTCGGCCCCGACGAAACGCTCACGGCGTTCGGCGCGCAGTCGTTGACCATGGTGCAGGCGCTCAACCGCGCGCTGCACGACGCGATGGCCGCCGACGATCGGGTCCTGGTGTTCGGCGAGGACGTCTCCGTCGAGGGCGGAGTGTTTCGGGTGACCGAGGGGCTGGCCGAAACATTCGGCGAGGAAAGGTGTTTCGACACGCCGCTGGCCGAGTCCGCCATCATCGGGATCGCGGTGGGGCTGGCCTTGCGCGGCTTCGTCCCGGTGCCGGAGATCCAGTTCGACGGATTCTCCTACCCGGCCTTCGATCAGGTGGTCAGCCACCTGGCGAAGTACCGCACCCGCACCCGTGGTGAGATCAACATGCCGGTGACGGTCCGGATCCCGTCGTTCGGCGGTATCGGTGCGGCCGAACATCATTCGGACTCCACCGAGTCGTACTGGGCGCATACCGCCGGCTTGAAGGTGGTGGTCCCGTCCAGCCCGGCGGACGCGTACTGGCTGCTTCGGCACTCCATCGCGTGCCCGGACCCGGTGATGTTTTTGGAGCCCAAGCGGCGCTACCAGGGCCGCGGCATGGTCGACGCCGGCCGGCCCGAACCGCCCATCGGCCGGGCGATGGTGCGCCGGCCGGGCACCGACGTCACCGTCGTCACCTACGGCAGCCTGGTGAGTACCGCCGTGGCGGCCGCGGAAGAGGCTCAGCGCCAACGCGGTTGGAGCCTGGAGGTCATCGATCTTCGGTCGCTGGTCCCCTTGGACTTCGACACCGTCGCCGCGTCGATCCATCGGAGCGGGCGCTGCGTGGTGTTGCACGAAGGGCCGCGCAGCCTGGGATACGGGGCGGGGCTGGCTGCGCGCATCCAGGAGGAGATGTTCTACGAGCTGGAGGCGCCGGTGTTGCGCGCCTGCGGTTTTGATACTCCGTACCCGCCGGCGCGGCTGGAGGGATTGTGGCTGCCGGGCCCGGACCGGCTGCTGGACTGCGTCGAGCGTGTGCTGGAGCAGCCGTGAGCGCCGACAATCGGATCAAGTCGTTTCGGGTCCCCGACCTCGGCGAGGGGCTCGAAGAGGTGACGGTGACCAGTTGGCACGTCGCCGTCGGTGACGAGGTCGAGCTCAATCAGACCTTGTGTTCGGTGGAGACCGCCAAGGCCGAGGTGGAGATCCCGAGCCCGTACGCCGGGCGGATCGTCGAAACGTGTGGCGCCGAAGGCGATGTGCTCCAGGTGGGTGCGGTGCTTGTCCGCATCGACACCGCGCCGGCGTCATCCGAAGCGAACGGCGAGGCCGCCGTTCCCACGTTGGTGGGCTACGGCACCGACGCCGGCATCGACGCCAGCCGGCGTGGCCGGCCGTTGGCGGCCCCTCCGGTGCGCAAGCTGGCCAAGGAGCTTTCGGTTGACCTCTCTTCGATACGGCACGTTCCCGCGGGCCGGGTGATCACCCGCGCGGACGTGTTGGCGGCGGCTCAGGACGCCGACGTCCGGCCCGTCCGGGGCGTGCAGGCCCGGATGGCGGAGAAGATGACGCTGTCCCACAGCGAAATCCCGGCCGCCAAGGTCAGCGTTGATGTGGATTGCACCGAGTTGTTGCGGTTGCGCGACCGGTTCCGTTCGGCGCATCAGGGGATCACGCCGTTCGTGCTGACGCTGCGGATGCTCGTTGTTGCGTTGAGTCACAACGAAATTCTCAACTCAACCTGGATCGATTCTCCTCAGGGCCCCGAGGTGCACGTCCATCGCTGCATTTATCTGGGATTCGGCGTGGCCACCCAACGCGGGCTGTTGGTCCCGGTGATCGCCGACGCACAGAACAAGGCGACCCGCGAATTGGCCGACCGGACAGTCGAATTGATCACCGGAGCGCGTGAGGGTACGCTGACGCCCGCCGAGTTGCGCGGCTCGACGTTCACCGTGTCGAACTTCGGTGCCCTGGGTGTCGACGACGGCACGCCGGTGATCAACCATCCCGAGGCGGCCATCCTGGGCATGGGAGCGATCAAGCCGCGCCCGGTGGTCGTCGACGGCGAGGTCGTGGTGCGGTCCACGATGACGCTGACGTGTGTGTTCGACCACCGTGTCGCCGACGGCGCCCAGGCGGCCCAGTTCGTCTGCGAGCTAAGGGATTTGATCGAATCGCCGCAGACCGCGCTGCTGGACCTATAGCGGGTCGTCGTCGTCGTCTTGGTCGTGGTGGAGGAGTTTTTCGGGGTGCCAGTAGGTGTTGGTTCTGGGTTGTCCGTGGTCGAGGTGGGCCGGGGGTATCCATTCGGTGTCGCCGTGGGTGTTTTTGCGGGTGCTCCAGCCGCCGGGTTGCACGATGTGGTGTTGGGTGGGGCACCCGAAGGCCAGGTTGTTGACGTCGGTGTCGCCGCAGGTGGTGTAGGGCTCGACGTGGTGGACTTCGCACCAGTACCCGGGCACGGTGCAGCCCGGGGCGGTGCAGCCCAGGTCTTTGGCGTACAAGACGATCCGCTGCGCGGGGGAGGCCAGCCTTTTCGTGTGGTACAGGGCTAGGGTTTTGCCTTTGTCGAAGATGGCCAGGTAGTGGCGGGCGTGGCGGGATAGGCGGATCACATCGCTCATGGGCAGGATGCTGCCCCCGCCGGTCAGGGCGCGCCCGGCGGCGGCCTCGAGCTCGGCCAGGGTGGTGGTGACGATGATGGAGGCGGGTAGGCCGTTGTGTTGGCCGAGTTTTCCCGACGCGAGCAGGGCGCGGTGGGTGGCCAGCAGCGCATCGTGTTGGCGTTGCGCGGGGCTGCGGGTGTCTTTATCGATGGCGTCTTGCGACGGGGTGCCGTCCACGGTGGGGGTCTGATCGGTGGGGTTGCACATGCCGGGGGCGGCCAGTTTGGCCCACACGGCTTCTAGGGTGGCGCGGGCTTCGGGGGTGAGCCAGCCGTGTAGTGCGGACATGCCGTCGGTTTCTTGTTTGCCCAATGTGATGCCGCGCCGCCGGGCGCGGTCGTCGTCGCTGTAGAGGCCGTCGGGGTTGAGGCAGTCGGCGAGGGTGTCGGCTAGTGCGCCGAGTTGTTCGGGTCGATGTTGGGTGCCCAGGCGGGCGAGGTGTTTTTCGGCGCGTTCGCGGGTGGCTGGGTCGATCCAGCCGGGTAGTTGGTGGTAGAACCGGCGGATCGCCGCGACTTGCGCGCCCCCCAGTTTCCCGTCGCGTTGGGCGGCTGCGGTTTCGGCTAGCACCGGCGCCAGTGGTTCGCCGGTCAGGGCGCGGCGGGGTCCGAGGTCGGCGGCCTCGTGAATGCGCCGACCCGCCTCGGCGCGGGTGATCAACGCCCACTCGGCGATGGCATGGGAGAGCGTGCCGCCCAGCTCGTCGGGGGTGGCCTGGCGGGCCAGCTGATTGATCAACGGATGCTCGATCGCCGGCACCCGGCGGCGCACCCGCTCACAGCGCTCCAACAACGCCAACCGCTCCGGCGTGGTCAACGCCTCACAATCCAACCCCAAGACCCCATCAACCGTGGCATCCAGGGCATCGAAGGCAGCCGTGATCGCCTCCCGATCCACCACGCTGCCAGCCATGACCCGAAACTATCGAAGCCCACCGACAAAAAACCCGGCCCAGTGACCACTGAAACCAAAGTGACACAAGAGATTTCTGAATACCGGTAGTGGTTGCGTGCTATCTGCGTTGTGCCGCAGCCAATTTGGCTGCAAATTCTGGTGATTGGATGGAGTACACCTGCGGTCCCAGCTCCGTGCGTATGGCGAATGCGTGTTGCTCGTTGTCCAATGATCCCGGGCTGGCGGTGGCGCGCATGGTGGCTTTGGTCGCCAGCACCACCTCACGGGGAGCGGCTCCGGGCCGCGCGGCAAGCTCGAGGGCCGCCGCGACGGGGTCGTCGGCGACGCTGAGCGCCAACCCGTGCCGTACGGCGGATTCGGCGTCGAAGCGCATGCCGAACAACAAAGCCGCGCGCGCCACCTGCGGGCCTACCGCGCGCTGCAGCATCCACGTCGCACCCCCGCCGGGATGCAGCCCCAACTGTTGGAAGCGGGCGTCGAACGATGCGGCCGGTCCGGCGATGCGCACGTCGGCGGCCAACGCAAGGTTCAGGCCCGCGCCGACGGCCGCGCCGTTGACCGCGGCGATCGTGGGCAACCGGCAATTGCTCACAGCCATGAAGCCGTCGTAGATCCGTTGCAGCCTCGACTCCGCCTCTCCACCTCCCGCGGCGCCCAGGGCGCTGAGGTCGGCGCCCGCACAAAACGCCTTGCCCGCGCCCGTGACGACGACGGCGTGTACGCCAGCGTCGGCTTCGGCCCGCTCCACCGCTTCCCGCAGCCGCGCGGACATCTCGTCGGTGAGGGCATTGCGCCGATCGGGGTCGTTGACGGTGATGAGCGCGACATGGTTGTCGATACTGAAAAGGACCGGGTCGGATTGGGCCACCGGGCACCTCTGCGTTCTCGGGTTTGCTGGGCGAGACTCAGCTAAGGGTACTCGACGATGCCCGCATCAAAAGTTCAGGCTCGAGAACATGATTCGGCGCGGGTCATACTTCTGTCTTACGGCACTCAGCCGAGAAAGGTTCGCGCCGTAGTACCGCGAAGCGGGTTGGTTGGCCTCGAGATAGTTCACATAACCGCCGACCGAATACGGTTGCACCGCTTGGTGTGCGGTGTTGAGCCAGCCGGTGGCGGCCGCCTGGTCACCGGTTTCGACGTACCACTGCACCAGTGAGGACTGCCGGCGCCAGGGGAAGGCTGTGGCGCCCGGTGCCACGGTGGCGAGCGCGCCGTCGAGGGCGTGCATGATCGCCAACATGCGTCCGGCCCCACGGGGAAAGGCGTCGACCGCCGAGGCGATCCCCTTGGCGGCGGCCGGGGTGAGGGTCGTGAAAACATCAGATCCGCCGACGTATCCGAGCGGCGACGGGTTGAGGTTCTCGACGGCCAGATACTTCACCAGGTCCAGATAGTTGAACGTGTGGTTCTCGGTCCCGGTCGGTTGCATCCCGACGGCCGAGGTGATGGCGCTCGCCACGCTGTTACCCGACCCGGCCGGGCAGGTCGCGAGGATCCGACAGTGCGTACCCATGGCGTCGACGGTGGCGTCCGCCAGCGCCCAGCTGCGTTGGTCGGCGGTGCGCAGCCAACTCTGCCAACCGAGGAGAACCTGCGCGAACGACTGCGGCGGGAAATTGAGGTTCACGGCGTCGACGTCGCTGGTGGCGAACGTGGCGAAGGTCAGCGAGGTGGTAACCCCGAAGTTGCCGCCACCGCCGCCGCGCAACGCCCAGAACAGGTCGGGCTGGCTGGCGGCAGACGCGGTGACCGTTTGGCCGCCGGGCAGCACCACCGTCGCCGAGGTCAACTGGTCGGACAGCAGGCCCGCGTGCCGGGATTGGGCGCCCAGCCCGCCGCCGAGGGCGTGTCCCGCGGCGCCGACCGTCGGGCAGGTTCCCGTCGGGATTCCCCGGCCGGCGGCGGCCAGTGCCTGGTGTATGTCAAACAAATGGGTCGCGGGCGTGACGGTGACCTGCCTGGTGGCGGCGTCGTAATTGATTCCGCCGGGCAGCTGCCGCAGGTCGAGCACCATGGTTCCGTTTGCCGTGGATGCGCCGACGTAGGAGTGCCCACCACTGCGCGGAGCGACCTTGAGGTTGTGGGCAGCGGCGAATGCCATGGCTTTTTGCACATCCGCCGCCGACGTCGGCGTGACGATCACCGCCGGCGTCGAGCCGTTGTAGTTGGTGTTGAAAACCTGTTTGGCCGCGCCGAATTGCCCGTTATCCGGGAGGATCACCTGGCCGTTGATGGCGGTGGAAAGACCGCCCCAGCCCGAGGTGGCCGGGTCGGCTGTGGCGCGGCCCGACCCGAAGACCGTCCCCGCGGCCAACGCTCCGGCGGCAGCCCGCAGAAACGTCTGCCGCGAGATCTCACGCGCCGGTCCCGGCGGTACTGTCATGCCCGCATTGTGGGCCATGTTGCGTCAAAAACGCTGTCGCCGCACGACGTGTTGCGAGGCTGATACCAAGCTGGTTACGTTCGGTGTCCGCACGCGGCCAGTGCGTCAGAGATGGCTCGCCACGAAAGTCGCGGCCTGACTGGGCATCCCGGAATGCTGATACGACAGGTGCGCCGCGGAGAACATCTCGTCATGCGTGGGCAGCGCCAAGCCGCCCGGAGAGCAAATCGGGTCGCCGGGCGCACACAAGTCAATGGCCTTAGCCCCATACCACGGGCTGATCGCGCTGATCGGCCCGCCCAGATACCTGTCCGTCGGATTCCCGAAGACGGCAACCGCGGCAACGTGATCGGCCACGTCCGCCGACAGCGTCGCCGCGTTAAAGCCCGCGACCGATGCTCGGGCGATCGTGATCAGGTCTATCACCATCGCGCCTTGGGAATATCCGCCAAGCACCAGCTTCGTGTTGGGACAGTTCGCGGCCATCGACTGAACGTGAGCGCTCGCGTCGCTGGCGCCGGCGGATGCGGACGGCGGCCAGTCTTCGGTGGCGGGGTAGTTGACGGGATACACGCCGAGGGACCGACCCCCAACCTGCGAGCGCAGCGAATCGATAAATGCCTGTCCGACGCCGCCAACACCGGGTGGCTCGTCGGTGGCGCGGGCGAACGTCACCTCGACGTCGGGGCAGGGAGCGGCGGACGCGGAGGCGATCAGGATAGGCGCGCTCAGCAGCGTCGCCCAGGTTGTCACCACCGCGGTACCCAGCGAACAAGCGAGTTGGCGTGCGTTCACGGACATCAACCTTATCTTCACGTCGAGCAGCGGAGCGCTTCGAGACCCTGGATCCAGTTCATCGGGGGCACCTTCCCGCATCTTCCGGCAGCCGGCTCGACGAGGACGCCGACCTTATCGCCCTCGACGATCGCAAGGCCGCGACGACCGATCGGCCGCTGGTTGAGCGGTGATCGTCAGTCACAGGACGATTCAACCGATTGGCGCGAACAAGGTCACGCGGTGAGAACCCTTGCGGCGCAACGGGCATTTAACGTCGCGTCGAGTCCGGATCGACAGCAGCCCACCTGGAAACACACCCACGGTGAGCTAGGTTAGCCTAACCTAATCAACACCCAACCTGAAACCCGAACCGATGAGGCTGACGATGTCGCTGCTGACGCGTCCGGTAACGCGCTGCACAGCCGGCGGTCGTCTGCCGCGATGGTCCGAGCTGCCGGGTGAAGGCCCAACCACCAGTCTCGCCGAACAGTAGGACCGTACAGAAAGGTTCACCATGGGCCACCGCCGTGATGGCGCGAACCGCCCGCCGCGGATCCGCGCGTTGCGATCGATGGATAACCTCCGCAGGATTTCGCGAGGTTGGCTGCACTTGTTCCAGGAGCTTCATCGGTTCGGGGACGCGGTTGAGTGGTCGATAGGCCCTATGCGCGAAACATTATTCTTCCATCCGGACGATGTGGGGGAAGTTCTTGCCGCCGCGGGCGCGAACGGCCCGCTCGGCAGAACTTTTCTCGGCAAATTCCAAGAATATGCCAACGTGGTCGGAAACAACGGTTTGGTCATGAGTGAAGGGCATCTCTGGAGAAGGCAGCGGCGAATTTTGCAGCCAGGAATGCATAAACAGAAAATTGCCGAATATACGAACACCATGGTCGATTTTGCCGAGCAGATGTGTGATCGCTGGGATGATGGCGCAGCTCTGGGAATGCAGAGCGAGATGGAAAGCCTTACCAGGCGCATCATGACACGAACGTTGTTTGGGGCGGATCTGACTCAGGCCGAAAGTGACGAAATCAAACGCGTCATGGACAGGCAGCTGTTGCTTAACAACATCGA
It includes:
- a CDS encoding MaoC family dehydratase; translation: MAGAVVTDAKSVVQRGLWFEEFEIGTTYLHRPGRTVTEADNVLFTTLTMNTQSLHLDAAWAAQQPGFRGERLVNSMFTLSTLVGLSVSQLTLGTIVANLGFSEVSFPKPVFHGDTLYAETVCTAKRESKSRPGEGIVTLEHTGRNQHGDVVARAVRTTLVQKRPAR
- a CDS encoding HpcH/HpaI aldolase/citrate lyase family protein, with protein sequence MNLRAAGPAWLFCPADRPERFAKAAAAADVVILDLEDGVAEADKPAARRALRETVLDPERTVVRINAAGTEEHARDLDALADTAYTAVMLSKTESAAQVAALAPREVVALIETPRGAVFATDIAAAEGTVAMMWGAEDLVATLGGSSSRRSGGAYRDVARHVRSTVLLAASAFGRIALDAVHLDIRDIDGLRAEADDAVAVGFDGTVCIHPSQVPVVREAYRPSEERLDWARRVLAAAKTERGVFAYEGQMVDSPVLKHAEMLLRRAGESASG
- the pdhA gene encoding pyruvate dehydrogenase (acetyl-transferring) E1 component subunit alpha — encoded protein: MAEILRTPMTVDLEPVRLVAPDGTPTPECRYGRDLPAETLCWLYEMMVVTRELDTEFVNLKRQGQLALFASCRGQEAAQVGATACLRKTDWLFPQYRELGAYLVRGIPPGHVGAAWRGTWHGGLEFTTKCCAPMSIPIGTQTLHAVGAAMAAQRLREDSVAVAFLGDGATSEGDVHEALNFAAVFTAPCVFYVQNNQWAISVPVSRQTAAPSLAHKAIGYGMPGIRVDGNDVLACYAVMAEAAARARAGGGPTLIEAVTYRLGPHTTSDDPTRYRTQDEVDHWAALDPIPRYRAYLHGQGLWSQRLEERVAARAKRMRAELRDAVFDAPDFDIDDVFTTVYAEMTPGLRAQRQQLRDELDRGEEA
- the bkdB gene encoding 3-methyl-2-oxobutanoate dehydrogenase subunit beta codes for the protein MTQLADRPVGPDETLTAFGAQSLTMVQALNRALHDAMAADDRVLVFGEDVSVEGGVFRVTEGLAETFGEERCFDTPLAESAIIGIAVGLALRGFVPVPEIQFDGFSYPAFDQVVSHLAKYRTRTRGEINMPVTVRIPSFGGIGAAEHHSDSTESYWAHTAGLKVVVPSSPADAYWLLRHSIACPDPVMFLEPKRRYQGRGMVDAGRPEPPIGRAMVRRPGTDVTVVTYGSLVSTAVAAAEEAQRQRGWSLEVIDLRSLVPLDFDTVAASIHRSGRCVVLHEGPRSLGYGAGLAARIQEEMFYELEAPVLRACGFDTPYPPARLEGLWLPGPDRLLDCVERVLEQP
- a CDS encoding dihydrolipoamide acetyltransferase family protein, with translation MSADNRIKSFRVPDLGEGLEEVTVTSWHVAVGDEVELNQTLCSVETAKAEVEIPSPYAGRIVETCGAEGDVLQVGAVLVRIDTAPASSEANGEAAVPTLVGYGTDAGIDASRRGRPLAAPPVRKLAKELSVDLSSIRHVPAGRVITRADVLAAAQDADVRPVRGVQARMAEKMTLSHSEIPAAKVSVDVDCTELLRLRDRFRSAHQGITPFVLTLRMLVVALSHNEILNSTWIDSPQGPEVHVHRCIYLGFGVATQRGLLVPVIADAQNKATRELADRTVELITGAREGTLTPAELRGSTFTVSNFGALGVDDGTPVINHPEAAILGMGAIKPRPVVVDGEVVVRSTMTLTCVFDHRVADGAQAAQFVCELRDLIESPQTALLDL
- a CDS encoding HNH endonuclease signature motif containing protein, whose translation is MAGSVVDREAITAAFDALDATVDGVLGLDCEALTTPERLALLERCERVRRRVPAIEHPLINQLARQATPDELGGTLSHAIAEWALITRAEAGRRIHEAADLGPRRALTGEPLAPVLAETAAAQRDGKLGGAQVAAIRRFYHQLPGWIDPATRERAEKHLARLGTQHRPEQLGALADTLADCLNPDGLYSDDDRARRRGITLGKQETDGMSALHGWLTPEARATLEAVWAKLAAPGMCNPTDQTPTVDGTPSQDAIDKDTRSPAQRQHDALLATHRALLASGKLGQHNGLPASIIVTTTLAELEAAAGRALTGGGSILPMSDVIRLSRHARHYLAIFDKGKTLALYHTKRLASPAQRIVLYAKDLGCTAPGCTVPGYWCEVHHVEPYTTCGDTDVNNLAFGCPTQHHIVQPGGWSTRKNTHGDTEWIPPAHLDHGQPRTNTYWHPEKLLHHDQDDDDDPL
- a CDS encoding enoyl-CoA hydratase; this translates as MAQSDPVLFSIDNHVALITVNDPDRRNALTDEMSARLREAVERAEADAGVHAVVVTGAGKAFCAGADLSALGAAGGGEAESRLQRIYDGFMAVSNCRLPTIAAVNGAAVGAGLNLALAADVRIAGPAASFDARFQQLGLHPGGGATWMLQRAVGPQVARAALLFGMRFDAESAVRHGLALSVADDPVAAALELAARPGAAPREVVLATKATMRATASPGSLDNEQHAFAIRTELGPQVYSIQSPEFAAKLAAAQRR
- a CDS encoding FAD-binding oxidoreductase — encoded protein: MTVPPGPAREISRQTFLRAAAGALAAGTVFGSGRATADPATSGWGGLSTAINGQVILPDNGQFGAAKQVFNTNYNGSTPAVIVTPTSAADVQKAMAFAAAHNLKVAPRSGGHSYVGASTANGTMVLDLRQLPGGINYDAATRQVTVTPATHLFDIHQALAAAGRGIPTGTCPTVGAAGHALGGGLGAQSRHAGLLSDQLTSATVVLPGGQTVTASAASQPDLFWALRGGGGGNFGVTTSLTFATFATSDVDAVNLNFPPQSFAQVLLGWQSWLRTADQRSWALADATVDAMGTHCRILATCPAGSGNSVASAITSAVGMQPTGTENHTFNYLDLVKYLAVENLNPSPLGYVGGSDVFTTLTPAAAKGIASAVDAFPRGAGRMLAIMHALDGALATVAPGATAFPWRRQSSLVQWYVETGDQAAATGWLNTAHQAVQPYSVGGYVNYLEANQPASRYYGANLSRLSAVRQKYDPRRIMFSSLNF
- a CDS encoding cutinase family protein, which gives rise to MSVNARQLACSLGTAVVTTWATLLSAPILIASASAAPCPDVEVTFARATDEPPGVGGVGQAFIDSLRSQVGGRSLGVYPVNYPATEDWPPSASAGASDASAHVQSMAANCPNTKLVLGGYSQGAMVIDLITIARASVAGFNAATLSADVADHVAAVAVFGNPTDRYLGGPISAISPWYGAKAIDLCAPGDPICSPGGLALPTHDEMFSAAHLSYQHSGMPSQAATFVASHL